From Xylocopa sonorina isolate GNS202 chromosome 2, iyXylSono1_principal, whole genome shotgun sequence, a single genomic window includes:
- the LOC143432846 gene encoding uncharacterized protein LOC143432846, with the protein MTRMLLQEPGWKIERKGSALLLRRDSSHLKSGRVCFRCDVEVHEFERDEDYTVEAEPEAAASPLAMCASCLAALCVTVILPWLLIGG; encoded by the coding sequence ATGACTCGTATGCTGCTGCAAGAACCCGGATGGAAGATCGAGCGCAAGGGGTCCGCGTTGCTGTTGCGAAGGGACAGCTCGCATCTGAAGAGCGGTCGCGTCTGCTTCCGCTGCGACGTCGAGGTCCACGAATTCGAGCGTGACGAGGATTACACGGTCGAGGCGGAGCCGGAGGCAGCTGCCAGTCCGTTGGCGATGTGCGCCAGTTGCCTGGCGGCCCTCTGCGTGACCGTGATTCTACCATGGCTGTTGATCGGCGGTTAA